Part of the Palaemon carinicauda isolate YSFRI2023 chromosome 8, ASM3689809v2, whole genome shotgun sequence genome is shown below.
ttttattgttttgtttgtttttttttacttctctttaattttatctatttacttatttcctctcctcactggctattttttcttgttggatacCTTGGGCTCATAGAATTCTgcctttttaactagggttgtagcttagctaataataatagtaatactatttgcagttttttttttttttttgtggtaaagtAATGCCATAAAGTGTGTAAAGTATTCTTGTTAGTGTTCAAATGATTTAGAACATTTTAAGGAAATGGCCAATCCAGAGTCTTTGGATAGCTgggatcacctttttttttttccaattctgaccaagttgtggaatgatcctagtcaagcagttgaatcggtggaacttcataagttgaaACTTTagtgaatgcttttatgttgaactggctaatataatataagtctcttttcgtagttcatgtatgaaagatttattttatttcattacttctctggtatttaatttatttcctttcctcactgggctgcttttccccattggagcccttgggcttgcaacattctgcttttccaactagggttgtagtttagttagtaataaggatgataatgatgGCTAAAATGTTGAATGACAGTAAGTTTTGTTCTTCAGGAGGATGCAGGAGGTTGGCGATGAACCGGATGTGCCTAAGGATGTTAGTCAAGAAGAACCAGTGTTGAACCAGTCAACTGAAAATATTACCAGTCAGGTTAATGAAAATGGATTGGAGTCTACTACAGAAGttgctgaggaggaggaggaggatgcttTGCAAACTGAGGAATTAGGAGAGGAAGCACTTCAAGCAGATATGAACGAGCCAGGTGAAGAAGGTGCATTAAATGATGAGGAGGAAGTCGATGGTGAAATAGATGGCGAAATAGATCCCCAGACTTCTGATGCTGGTGGATCTCTTCAGATAGATGAAGCTGCAATTGAAGAAGCTCATGAAGACAgtggagaattggtaattgatgATGCCACAGTCGATAATGAGGACCACGAGGACCATCAGGAAACAGAGGAGGTTGAAGAGGAACTTCAAGAAGATTCTGGTCATGTTGAAGAAATAGCGGAGGAACAGGGAGAAATGGTAATTGATGAAGAACCCTATGAAGACCAAGAAGTTCAAGAGAGTGGAGATCATTGCCAAGATGAGCCAGTTTTATCAATACAGGAAGAGAATGTAGAACATCTGGAAGAGAGTAATGAAAATGAACATGATGCAGaagttaatgataatgaagatCAAAATGACAGCGAGGAAAAGGACGTCATCAAGGACGTTGACGAGACTGTGGAAAATGAGATTGCAGACAGTGATCATGCTGTTTCCCAAGATTTGCCTGTTAACCAGCAGGATTCCAATAATGTGCTAAATGGTATGCATAATGAACATTTGGAGAACATGGATGTAGAAAATGAGAAAGAAGAATGCGATGAGACTGACAACCAAAATAATGAAGCATTATTGGAGTCCAAGGAATCTGGAGATGACGCAGAGGCTAGGGAAGATGTTGAAGATGACCCTGGTGCCATGGATGTGGATGAGCCAAATGTTGAAACTCTGGGTGATGATGCTGTAAATGGAGACATATTAGATGATGACAATCTGAAAATGAGTAGTATGCCATCAGAATATAAATCATTGCCCCAGTGTCGCTTGAAACGTAACTATTCGTGTTTGCATTGTGGTTTTAACACCCAAAACCCACGTGAGCATCTTTATCATCTGAGAGACAAGCACGGCGAGAAGATGAAGGTTTTCGAGTGTCCCCGTTGCATTTATGCTTCCAAAAATCAGCAGAAGTTGATACGCCACGCTCGGATGGTACACAAATTGAAAATCAAAACTAAAGAGAGTAGCACAAGCCCTTATAAGAAGAGGGCCAAGTCTCCTAGAGCTAAAGTATCACCTGCAAAGTCAGCAAGAGGAAGTGTATCACCTGGAAAGTCATCTAGAAGTTCACCTGGAAAGTCACCCAGAAGTTATGAAGGTAATGATGGATGGGATGAAGACGATGATGAGGATGACTTTTTAGATGATGATGAGTTATCCATCAAGGATGGTGAAAGGGGTTCTTTTAGCTGCTTGCATTGTGAGTATACGTGCCGCAGCCGAAAGCTGTTAAACCGCCACGAGACAACATTTCATCTTAAACGTCGTTTCTTTCGGTGTGTAAAATGTAACTATGTTACACATTTGAAAGGGCGATACACTAAGCATATGAAATACCATCAGTTACCTATCTTAAAGTGTGAATATTGCGATTTCAGAACTCCATACCGATGGAATTTAGATCGCCACATGAAAAATCACACTGAAGATTGCGGTGAATATAAGTGTCACTTGTGTAATTTTACAGCTCAAATAAAACAGAGCTTGACAGTTCATATATCAAATCATCACTTGACACCTGAACAAATAAGAGAAAAGGAGCTGAAGAGAACCATTGGGATAAGCGATCCGGCCGATTGTACATCTGACGACCAGGAAATGGAAATGATGAGACTCGAACGAGACGAGCACCCGGATGCTCTTCGTTTGCCGGGGTTAGACTATCCAGATTCACCAACTGGACAAGACAGTCATCATAATGGTAATAGTTTTAGGGTATCAAATATTGATATGGGAGGAGCTGAAGATTCGCAAGTTAATGCTGATGACAGCAAAGATGAAGATGGTGAACCTAAGCCTAAGAAACCCAAAATCAAGATAACTTTGAAGAAAATGAAGGAACCCAAGCAACAGAAAGATACATTTTTCCAAGAGCTCAACGAACGGCATAACTTTGAGGAGGATTTCATTCATCCAGATGACGTGGTACATCGCCATGGTAATGTCTACATCAAGACCTTCAAATGTCGTGTGTGTTCTTTCAAGGCTGCTTTCAAAAATGAAGTATCACGGCATGAAAAGAAGATACATAGTATACCTATGCCAAAATCAGAAACCCATTCTAAGAAAAGTAAAAAGTCACCAAAATCATCTAGATCTCCAAAGGAACGGCCGGACACACTTCAGCAAATTCTTCAGTACCCTCAATCTTTAAACGTCAATGATAATTACGAGCCAAAGACGCGCAGAGAGTCGACAGAACGAGCCAACCAAgtagaaagaagagaatttgatCTTCGGGACAAATCCAGTAGCAAatatcataacaacaataataatgagcaAGGAAGTTCTAATTCAAGGTCTGCAGATGATTCCTGTGACTCTCAGACAGCTAGTTCAAAAGAATCCTCTCCAGCTAAAGATGTGAAGAAGAAAAACTCTTCTTCCTTTTTTGATAAGCTTCAAGAGAAGATCTCTACTTCAAATGTGCAAAATCTTGTTTGTCAGTTCTGTGGACACGAGTCTAAATGCCTTTCTGAAAGTGTACGTCACCAGAAGTTACATCTGAGTGCAAAAAATATTTATGCATCAGCCTCACTCTCTACTAGGTGCCAGTTCTGTCGACATCGCTGCAAAACCACCGATGATTTGGTAAACCACCTGAAGTTATGTCCCGAAGCTCGTAAGAATCAAATCATGGATTCCGGAAAGAGAGGAAGCGCAGGTAGgcatgaggatgatgacgatgatgctgAAGAATCTTATCAAGATGATTATCCAGATGAGGCTCCTGAGAATGAAGAGTCTATGAATGAAGATAGCAAAGATGGTGATGCCCAGGATGCATTTGAAGATGATAAACACCCCATGGAAAATAGAGTTTTTGTTTGGAACAAGTTCAGAAGTCAGGAAGAAAAAGGGGACCAAGAGGTCGTTGAAGTTAAACATAAAATGGAAGTTGAGGATGAGAGCGATGATGATCAAGATAGTAAGTCAGACATCTTGGATACCCCATCGAAAGAGTCGAGCAAAAGCCCTGTAATGATGGACTACCAGTTGGATTACATTGAAAGTGCAACCCCGCAAGGCAGTCATTATTACAGTAAACGGGTGTTCCGATGCCCTCAGTGCAGCTTCTGGGCCACAACTGCATCACGTTTTCATGTTCATATTGTTGGACATTTCAATAAAAAGCCATACAATTGTTCAGAATGTGGATATAAATCTAACTGGCGCTGGGACATCACAAAACACATCAAATTGAAAACGACACGAGACAATAGTCATCAGAAAGCAGATGTTGTTATTACGGATGCCACCGgtgagaaaaattatgaaaagtatgATAGGTACCTTACTGTCATACAGCTCGACGAATCCAACGCTCACCGTACAGAAGGTGGCATACCAAATCGAAAGGGCCGGCCTAAGCGTACTCCAGAAAAGGATGAAGAACCTGAATCAGACACCCCAACCACCTCGCCAGTTCGTAAGCCTCCGATGGTTACCATTCCCGTTGTGCCACGCTTTACACCAATGCCACGTCTGACACGTGCACCTACTCCAACAACAACGCGTCCAGGTCCAATGCCTTTTGGACCTATTTTGCCAGGACCTCAGATGATGGTTCAGCTAGCTGGGAGTGGTTCTTCTAACGCAACCACTAacacgactactactactactgctgctgctgttgctgctgctgcaccAACTGCAGCGAGGCCACCACCTCCCCTGAGTCTCCGAGGATCAAATCCTCCAAAAGTAACTCCCACGACAACAGCTACATCTCAAAGTTCCAGCAGCAAAGGAACCAGTACGGAGGAGACAGCAACTACTACTCCGGCAGTAACTGCTCAATACCAGATCATTACCCCACAGGTAAGATATATGATGCATGTTATTGATTATGTAACTAAATTAGTTGATAATATGAACGCTATACTGTGCAGCTTAGAAATGAAAATTATGTAATGGTATGTTAGATTTCTGTCAAAAGAGTGTCAGTTTTAATTTTGACATTACCTTTATGATGGAATCTATTTCAAATACTGTACCAGTATTGTCCTGGCTTCATTATGAATTAGCTAATAACAAAATTAAGGTAAACCGCAGCAGTAATTCATAGGTTAGTAGATGTTGGGTGAAAAGATTCTTTAACCACATTAGAAAGTCAGCCACTGTTAACCGTCCAGTTGGTTTTGTAGAATTACATTCTGTCTATCGTTTGTGACTCAGAATCTTTGTACAATATTACAGGCACCTTAGCAAAACCAAAGGCCATGGCAGGTGAAAGGTTGACTAATATATAACTAGGTTTTTTGAAGAGGTGCTTTGGTTAAGATGAGAAATTGGGAgagttcatttattcatttaaagaGTGAAGTTAATGGCACCATGTGCATGAACATTTATTAGGAACTTGCTCTTATATAATTATGAAGTTTTAAAACTTTCGTCCACTGAGGGTCTCATTACGAGTGATGGCTTCTGACGGTTAACAAAGGTTAACTTTACCTGGAGCAATGCTACCATGCTGCGTCTGACTTGGGTTGCATCTTGACAGAATAGTTAGTGGGTTTTGTGAGCT
Proteins encoded:
- the LOC137646121 gene encoding uncharacterized protein isoform X3 is translated as MQEVGDEPDVPKDVSQEEPVLNQSTENITSQVNENGLESTTEVAEEEEEDALQTEELGEEALQADMNEPGEEGALNDEEEVDGEIDGEIDPQTSDAGGSLQIDEAAIEEAHEDSGELVIDDATVDNEDHEDHQETEEVEEELQEDSGHVEEIAEEQGEMVIDEEPYEDQEVQESGDHCQDEPVLSIQEENVEHLEESNENEHDAEVNDNEDQNDSEEKDVIKDVDETVENEIADSDHAVSQDLPVNQQDSNNVLNGMHNEHLENMDVENEKEECDETDNQNNEALLESKESGDDAEAREDVEDDPGAMDVDEPNVETLGDDAVNGDILDDDNLKMSSMPSEYKSLPQCRLKRNYSCLHCGFNTQNPREHLYHLRDKHGEKMKVFECPRCIYASKNQQKLIRHARMVHKLKIKTKESSTSPYKKRAKSPRAKVSPAKSARGSVSPGKSSRSSPGKSPRSYEGNDGWDEDDDEDDFLDDDELSIKDGERGSFSCLHCEYTCRSRKLLNRHETTFHLKRRFFRCVKCNYVTHLKGRYTKHMKYHQLPILKCEYCDFRTPYRWNLDRHMKNHTEDCGEYKCHLCNFTAQIKQSLTVHISNHHLTPEQIREKELKRTIGISDPADCTSDDQEMEMMRLERDEHPDALRLPGLDYPDSPTGQDSHHNGNSFRVSNIDMGGAEDSQVNADDSKDEDGEPKPKKPKIKITLKKMKEPKQQKDTFFQELNERHNFEEDFIHPDDVVHRHGNVYIKTFKCRVCSFKAAFKNEVSRHEKKIHSIPMPKSETHSKKSKKSPKSSRSPKERPDTLQQILQYPQSLNVNDNYEPKTRRESTERANQVERREFDLRDKSSSKYHNNNNNEQGSSNSRSADDSCDSQTASSKESSPAKDVKKKNSSSFFDKLQEKISTSNVQNLVCQFCGHESKCLSESVRHQKLHLSAKNIYASASLSTRCQFCRHRCKTTDDLVNHLKLCPEARKNQIMDSGKRGSAGRHEDDDDDAEESYQDDYPDEAPENEESMNEDSKDGDAQDAFEDDKHPMENRVFVWNKFRSQEEKGDQEVVEVKHKMEVEDESDDDQDSKSDILDTPSKESSKSPVMMDYQLDYIESATPQGSHYYSKRVFRCPQCSFWATTASRFHVHIVGHFNKKPYNCSECGYKSNWRWDITKHIKLKTTRDNSHQKADVVITDATGEKNYEKYDRYLTVIQLDESNAHRTEGGIPNRKGRPKRTPEKDEEPESDTPTTSPVRKPPMVTIPVVPRFTPMPRLTRAPTPTTTRPGPMPFGPILPGPQMMVQLAGSGSSNATTNTTTTTTAAAVAAAAPTAARPPPPLSLRGSNPPKVTPTTTATSQSSSSKGTSTEETATTTPAVTAQYQIITPQGAVNTSLETLQLLASGSTNLSRLKKLQKDCVVRAEEKESQNPNSHQVSVSSTGEDGREVAKMVLDHEGNPEWKCNTCDFRDSERETVVQHVRLAHARGGPVSLLHAVHRCDVCGYAAGTKRAVQLHIDNSHGGQGGITSRCEGQTPNPKDSSGDGEHDHHESPRTMKCRICPFSCKKRSEMRAHIVYHTSRPDCIFKCMFCPYYVPTKLELFEHLSLHGMEVPASVLEAVGRNSGSNNSSPGPNQQDDGSRQFLCGACPFETRSRSKLMHHRQFHKPKGLPFKCPHCTYNVTRRHLLSQHIRVHGVDPGPDDGLENNDNNVDDRSNSPSPSLTITPVTSVATVGERGQDSTFTDASALPKLTDQTTMLLEDIPLVWVSRDNRFFKMFKCRHCPHVNLRKTNIQEHEKMHKSDAARESGGLHCPHCSYISVNAGVMSAHLKVHGGSMGQCHAIVDPALSDEDQLRLLTSKATSSPASSLPSNSPIKEENSANKLDEKLVYFCQLCPARFFFEKEIQIHSRFHSATLPHHCEHCNFGGRQEAHLLTHAKVHSPEYQQRTLTMLSQHRASASHPPVPGLSLPVGTVTENVAAPTQDTREGSRKRPYVASPPPSTSVMPQPPPTSKYMCDQCPASFTKPLTLQYHQSLHGAKNPYSCQRCSYAGKTADNLKQHLQLHEQRDEDVKTSNATKEAAVKAAVEARNASATVDTVTSEVAANSRQVSPSKAEKYRVENSSKPHKHSKHDKDSSSHHPPIKLKLIGLRPISSENSSGGRPQFKYYVEEQVPLSGVDLLRRKTEMEKEGQRKGLSEPTFSGKSSSKSKSSKEKDESEVESDPMRIGDRNLHYPLHIDKVTGKSREKRYKCNKCPSAFEKTEQYHVHTNLHGSSHKYRCQICDYSVKFYANFMMHINRHKYHEKMVSQKSGAPLPLDDDPKYLPSIVKAGNASDSKASKNKYEDKENYDDRDLTTTERQHLLLQNKKGVDISKKDVDKERQVYYCIYCPYANIRRDAVDSHSYRHLANGGYGVYKCTLCDYTASQLNFIKEHTKVHFRPFKYVNPEGFMRHDRHEILSTPVVVPGAKVSDGQKPGEANNQPSQDKHLVFSHDSGVYKPSNPDDNVAESDLVSGIKVHYRSGDIVDAPNDFVISLRPTKSKNVNKISEISDPVASSEATCSKTHVDESAASDSVIESTKVPGTKEQKEEEASQDPSTSGAIDQPSSSCHEEQEANLTNGHASSDEKEALLSGSSKDDMADDAEIVGIGAAVTSEVEEEKMEVDDEPLESLPKISISKPWGSEQKPDALVSSH
- the LOC137646121 gene encoding uncharacterized protein isoform X1; protein product: MQEVGDEPDVPKDVSQEEPVLNQSTENITSQVNENGLESTTEVAEEEEEDALQTEELGEEALQADMNEPGEEGALNDEEEVDGEIDGEIDPQTSDAGGSLQIDEAAIEEAHEDSGELVIDDATVDNEDHEDHQETEEVEEELQEDSGHVEEIAEEQGEMVIDEEPYEDQEVQESGDHCQDEPVLSIQEENVEHLEESNENEHDAEVNDNEDQNDSEEKDVIKDVDETVENEIADSDHAVSQDLPVNQQDSNNVLNGMHNEHLENMDVENEKEECDETDNQNNEALLESKESGDDAEAREDVEDDPGAMDVDEPNVETLGDDAVNGDILDDDNLKMSSMPSEYKSLPQCRLKRNYSCLHCGFNTQNPREHLYHLRDKHGEKMKVFECPRCIYASKNQQKLIRHARMVHKLKIKTKESSTSPYKKRAKSPRAKVSPAKSARGSVSPGKSSRSSPGKSPRSYEGNDGWDEDDDEDDFLDDDELSIKDGERGSFSCLHCEYTCRSRKLLNRHETTFHLKRRFFRCVKCNYVTHLKGRYTKHMKYHQLPILKCEYCDFRTPYRWNLDRHMKNHTEDCGEYKCHLCNFTAQIKQSLTVHISNHHLTPEQIREKELKRTIGISDPADCTSDDQEMEMMRLERDEHPDALRLPGLDYPDSPTGQDSHHNGNSFRVSNIDMGGAEDSQVNADDSKDEDGEPKPKKPKIKITLKKMKEPKQQKDTFFQELNERHNFEEDFIHPDDVVHRHGNVYIKTFKCRVCSFKAAFKNEVSRHEKKIHSIPMPKSETHSKKSKKSPKSSRSPKERPDTLQQILQYPQSLNVNDNYEPKTRRESTERANQVERREFDLRDKSSSKYHNNNNNEQGSSNSRSADDSCDSQTASSKESSPAKDVKKKNSSSFFDKLQEKISTSNVQNLVCQFCGHESKCLSESVRHQKLHLSAKNIYASASLSTRCQFCRHRCKTTDDLVNHLKLCPEARKNQIMDSGKRGSAGRHEDDDDDAEESYQDDYPDEAPENEESMNEDSKDGDAQDAFEDDKHPMENRVFVWNKFRSQEEKGDQEVVEVKHKMEVEDESDDDQDSKSDILDTPSKESSKSPVMMDYQLDYIESATPQGSHYYSKRVFRCPQCSFWATTASRFHVHIVGHFNKKPYNCSECGYKSNWRWDITKHIKLKTTRDNSHQKADVVITDATGEKNYEKYDRYLTVIQLDESNAHRTEGGIPNRKGRPKRTPEKDEEPESDTPTTSPVRKPPMVTIPVVPRFTPMPRLTRAPTPTTTRPGPMPFGPILPGPQMMVQLAGSGSSNATTNTTTTTTAAAVAAAAPTAARPPPPLSLRGSNPPKVTPTTTATSQSSSSKGTSTEETATTTPAVTAQYQIITPQGAVNTSLETLQLLASGSTNLSRLKKLQKDCVVRAEEKESQNPNSHQMRLLAWLRLLAAGAQHKVSVSSTGEDGREVAKMVLDHEGNPEWKCNTCDFRDSERETVVQHVRLAHARGGPVSLLHAVHRCDVCGYAAGTKRAVQLHIDNSHGGQGGITSRCEGQTPNPKDSSGDGEHDHHESPRTMKCRICPFSCKKRSEMRAHIVYHTSRPDCIFKCMFCPYYVPTKLELFEHLSLHGMEVPASVLEAVGRNSGSNNSSPGPNQQDDGSRQFLCGACPFETRSRSKLMHHRQFHKPKGLPFKCPHCTYNVTRRHLLSQHIRVHGVDPGPDDGLENNDNNVDDRSNSPSPSLTITPVTSVATVGERGQDSTFTDASALPKLTDQTTMLLEDIPLVWVSRDNRFFKMFKCRHCPHVNLRKTNIQEHEKMHKSDAARESGGLHCPHCSYISVNAGVMSAHLKVHGGSMGQCHAIVDPALSDEDQLRLLTSKATSSPASSLPSNSPIKEENSANKLDEKLVYFCQLCPARFFFEKEIQIHSRFHSATLPHHCEHCNFGGRQEAHLLTHAKVHSPEYQQRTLTMLSQHRASASHPPVPGLSLPVGTVTENVAAPTQDTREGSRKRPYVASPPPSTSVMPQPPPTSKYMCDQCPASFTKPLTLQYHQSLHGAKNPYSCQRCSYAGKTADNLKQHLQLHEQRDEDVKTSNATKEAAVKAAVEARNASATVDTVTSEVAANSRQVSPSKAEKYRVENSSKPHKHSKHDKDSSSHHPPIKLKLIGLRPISSENSSGGRPQFKYYVEEQVPLSGVDLLRRKTEMEKEGQRKGLSEPTFSGKSSSKSKSSKEKDESEVESDPMRIGDRNLHYPLHIDKVTGKSREKRYKCNKCPSAFEKTEQYHVHTNLHGSSHKYRCQICDYSVKFYANFMMHINRHKYHEKMVSQKSGAPLPLDDDPKYLPSIVKAGNASDSKASKNKYEDKENYDDRDLTTTERQHLLLQNKKGVDISKKDVDKERQVYYCIYCPYANIRRDAVDSHSYRHLANGGYGVYKCTLCDYTASQLNFIKEHTKVHFRPFKYVNPEGFMRHDRHEILSTPVVVPGAKVSDGQKPGEANNQPSQDKHLVFSHDSGVYKPSNPDDNVAESDLVSGIKVHYRSGDIVDAPNDFVISLRPTKSKNVNKISEISDPVASSEATCSKTHVDESAASDSVIESTKVPGTKEQKEEEASQDPSTSGAIDQPSSSCHEEQEANLTNGHASSDEKEALLSGSSKDDMADDAEIVGIGAAVTSEVEEEKMEVDDEPLESLPKISISKPWGSEQKPDALVSSH
- the LOC137646121 gene encoding uncharacterized protein isoform X4, with amino-acid sequence MQEVGDEPDVPKDVSQEEPVLNQSTENITSQVNENGLESTTEVAEEEEEDALQTEELGEEALQADMNEPGEEGALNDEEEVDGEIDGEIDPQTSDAGGSLQIDEAAIEEAHEDSGELVIDDATVDNEDHEDHQETEEVEEELQEDSGHVEEIAEEQGEMVIDEEPYEDQEVQESGDHCQDEPVLSIQEENVEHLEESNENEHDAEVNDNEDQNDSEEKDVIKDVDETVENEIADSDHAVSQDLPVNQQDSNNVLNGMHNEHLENMDVENEKEECDETDNQNNEALLESKESGDDAEAREDVEDDPGAMDVDEPNVETLGDDAVNGDILDDDNLKMSSMPSEYKSLPQCRLKRNYSCLHCGFNTQNPREHLYHLRDKHGEKMKVFECPRCIYASKNQQKLIRHARMVHKLKIKTKESSTSPYKKRAKSPRAKVSPAKSARGSVSPGKSSRSSPGKSPRSYEGNDGWDEDDDEDDFLDDDELSIKDGERGSFSCLHCEYTCRSRKLLNRHETTFHLKRRFFRCVKCNYVTHLKGRYTKHMKYHQLPILKCEYCDFRTPYRWNLDRHMKNHTEDCGEYKCHLCNFTAQIKQSLTVHISNHHLTPEQIREKELKRTIGISDPADCTSDDQEMEMMRLERDEHPDALRLPGLDYPDSPTGQDSHHNGNSFRVSNIDMGGAEDSQVNADDSKDEDGEPKPKKPKIKITLKKMKEPKQQKDTFFQELNERHNFEEDFIHPDDVVHRHGNVYIKTFKCRVCSFKAAFKNEVSRHEKKIHSIPMPKSETHSKKSKKSPKSSRSPKERPDTLQQILQYPQSLNVNDNYEPKTRRESTERANQVERREFDLRDKSSSKYHNNNNNEQGSSNSRSADDSCDSQTASSKESSPAKDVKKKNSSSFFDKLQEKISTSNVQNLVCQFCGHESKCLSESVRHQKLHLSAKNIYASASLSTRCQFCRHRCKTTDDLVNHLKLCPEARKNQIMDSGKRGSAGRHEDDDDDAEESYQDDYPDEAPENEESMNEDSKDGDAQDAFEDDKHPMENRVFVWNKFRSQEEKGDQEVVEVKHKMEVEDESDDDQDSKSDILDTPSKESSKSPVMMDYQLDYIESATPQGSHYYSKRVFRCPQCSFWATTASRFHVHIVGHFNKKPYNCSECGYKSNWRWDITKHIKLKTTRDNSHQKADVVITDATGEKNYEKYDRYLTVIQLDESNAHRTEGGIPNRKGRPKRTPEKDEEPESDTPTTSPVRKPPMVTIPVVPRFTPMPRLTRAPTPTTTRPGPMPFGPILPGPQMMVQLAGSGSSNATTNTTTTTTAAAVAAAAPTAARPPPPLSLRGSNPPKVTPTTTATSQSSSSKGTSTEETATTTPAVTAQYQIITPQMRLLAWLRLLAAGAQHKVSVSSTGEDGREVAKMVLDHEGNPEWKCNTCDFRDSERETVVQHVRLAHARGGPVSLLHAVHRCDVCGYAAGTKRAVQLHIDNSHGGQGGITSRCEGQTPNPKDSSGDGEHDHHESPRTMKCRICPFSCKKRSEMRAHIVYHTSRPDCIFKCMFCPYYVPTKLELFEHLSLHGMEVPASVLEAVGRNSGSNNSSPGPNQQDDGSRQFLCGACPFETRSRSKLMHHRQFHKPKGLPFKCPHCTYNVTRRHLLSQHIRVHGVDPGPDDGLENNDNNVDDRSNSPSPSLTITPVTSVATVGERGQDSTFTDASALPKLTDQTTMLLEDIPLVWVSRDNRFFKMFKCRHCPHVNLRKTNIQEHEKMHKSDAARESGGLHCPHCSYISVNAGVMSAHLKVHGGSMGQCHAIVDPALSDEDQLRLLTSKATSSPASSLPSNSPIKEENSANKLDEKLVYFCQLCPARFFFEKEIQIHSRFHSATLPHHCEHCNFGGRQEAHLLTHAKVHSPEYQQRTLTMLSQHRASASHPPVPGLSLPVGTVTENVAAPTQDTREGSRKRPYVASPPPSTSVMPQPPPTSKYMCDQCPASFTKPLTLQYHQSLHGAKNPYSCQRCSYAGKTADNLKQHLQLHEQRDEDVKTSNATKEAAVKAAVEARNASATVDTVTSEVAANSRQVSPSKAEKYRVENSSKPHKHSKHDKDSSSHHPPIKLKLIGLRPISSENSSGGRPQFKYYVEEQVPLSGVDLLRRKTEMEKEGQRKGLSEPTFSGKSSSKSKSSKEKDESEVESDPMRIGDRNLHYPLHIDKVTGKSREKRYKCNKCPSAFEKTEQYHVHTNLHGSSHKYRCQICDYSVKFYANFMMHINRHKYHEKMVSQKSGAPLPLDDDPKYLPSIVKAGNASDSKASKNKYEDKENYDDRDLTTTERQHLLLQNKKGVDISKKDVDKERQVYYCIYCPYANIRRDAVDSHSYRHLANGGYGVYKCTLCDYTASQLNFIKEHTKVHFRPFKYVNPEGFMRHDRHEILSTPVVVPGAKVSDGQKPGEANNQPSQDKHLVFSHDSGVYKPSNPDDNVAESDLVSGIKVHYRSGDIVDAPNDFVISLRPTKSKNVNKISEISDPVASSEATCSKTHVDESAASDSVIESTKVPGTKEQKEEEASQDPSTSGAIDQPSSSCHEEQEANLTNGHASSDEKEALLSGSSKDDMADDAEIVGIGAAVTSEVEEEKMEVDDEPLESLPKISISKPWGSEQKPDALVSSH